One segment of Candidatus Binataceae bacterium DNA contains the following:
- a CDS encoding GYD domain-containing protein — translation MPTYILLSSLTPEGSQTLHKDPERLDAVNKEIAEFGCKVVTQYAVLGGYDFVTIVDAPDNETVAHMSVDLSSRGTVKITTLPAIPVAQL, via the coding sequence ATGCCGACCTACATCCTGCTCAGTTCGTTGACTCCCGAGGGCAGCCAGACTCTGCATAAGGATCCCGAGCGGCTCGATGCGGTGAACAAGGAGATCGCGGAGTTCGGCTGCAAGGTCGTCACCCAATACGCGGTCCTTGGCGGTTACGATTTTGTGACAATTGTGGACGCGCCGGATAACGAGACCGTCGCTCATATGTCGGTCGATTTATCCTCGCGCGGCACGGTCAAGATCACCACGCTACCTGCAATACCGGTCGCTCAGCTC
- a CDS encoding integrase core domain-containing protein encodes MLAFITTLFSWLAWRFRNRAELELELIALRHQVVVLYRRHFGRVRLCSIDRMLWVWLYRVWPRCLEAMVLVKPATVVHWHRQGFRLYWRWRSRSGRRPMARETRKLIRQMCRANPLWGAPRIHGELLKLGIKISQATVAKYMLHRPHSPSPTWPSFLSNHALGITAIDLFIVPSATFRLLFVMLILVHDRRKIVRFDVTQHPTAGWLSRQVTEAFPWDTAPRFLLRDRDASYGALFRRRVEAMDITEIITAPRSPWQNPYIERVIGSIPRECLDYLVVFNERHLRRVLSSYIDYYHRTRTRLSLDKDCPHSRSIQPPTSGRVIAIPQVGGLHHRYQRLAA; translated from the coding sequence ATGCTCGCATTCATCACGACATTATTCTCCTGGCTCGCTTGGCGGTTTCGCAACCGCGCGGAACTGGAACTCGAGCTCATCGCGCTCCGGCACCAGGTGGTGGTCCTGTATCGCCGACACTTCGGCCGCGTGCGGTTGTGCTCCATCGATCGGATGCTCTGGGTCTGGCTCTACCGGGTGTGGCCACGTTGCCTCGAAGCAATGGTGCTGGTGAAGCCGGCTACCGTCGTCCACTGGCACCGGCAAGGTTTTCGACTCTACTGGCGTTGGCGCTCACGGTCTGGACGAAGACCAATGGCTCGCGAAACTCGCAAATTGATCCGCCAGATGTGCCGTGCCAACCCGCTCTGGGGTGCACCCCGCATCCACGGTGAGTTGCTGAAGCTCGGCATCAAAATCAGTCAGGCGACCGTCGCCAAGTACATGCTGCATCGACCGCACTCCCCATCGCCGACCTGGCCTAGTTTCTTGTCCAACCACGCATTGGGCATCACTGCCATCGACTTGTTCATCGTGCCTTCGGCGACCTTCCGGCTGCTGTTCGTAATGCTCATACTGGTCCACGACCGCCGGAAGATTGTCCGCTTCGATGTCACTCAGCATCCGACTGCAGGCTGGCTGTCGCGTCAGGTGACCGAAGCATTCCCGTGGGACACCGCGCCTCGCTTTCTGCTGCGCGATCGCGATGCCTCGTACGGCGCGCTGTTCAGGCGACGGGTCGAGGCGATGGACATCACCGAGATCATCACTGCGCCGCGCTCACCCTGGCAGAATCCATACATCGAGAGGGTCATCGGCTCGATCCCGCGGGAGTGTCTCGACTACCTCGTCGTCTTCAACGAGCGCCATCTTCGCCGTGTGCTCTCGTCCTATATCGACTATTACCACCGCACCCGGACCCGTCTATCGCTCGACAAGGATTGTCCGCACTCGCGTTCTATCCAGCCGCCGACGAGCGGCCGAGTCATCGCCATCCCGCAAGTCGGCGGGTTGCACCATCGCTACCAGCGCCTCGCGGCCTGA
- a CDS encoding DUF1646 family protein: MIFGLTLLLLTVLLGPVLVKPIEHNIEIFFLAAGAFASGLTGQWGGGLLYKALTEPVALTIAVLIFGVVARLIRPSLDRVVARLVKVVAPRWIYFGLIIVLGLLSSVITAVIAALVLVEAIALLKLDRWSEIAAVVLACFSIGLGAALTPVGEPLGTIAIAALQTDFWYLARLLGPLVVAGIVIVGVVSLFLPAKHGHSLKADVHTEGWDEIILRAAKVYIFVMGLVGLSWGLRPLVDEYITRMPQWGLFWINSVSAIVDNATLTAAEIGPSLAPAQQRAVLMGLLISGGMLIPGNIPNIVAANRLGISSREWARVGLLAGLPLMAFCFVVIQWIA, translated from the coding sequence ATGATTTTTGGCCTGACTCTACTCCTGCTTACCGTTCTGCTCGGTCCAGTACTGGTCAAGCCCATCGAACACAACATTGAGATTTTTTTCCTCGCGGCCGGTGCTTTTGCTTCCGGGCTCACCGGTCAGTGGGGAGGGGGACTGCTGTACAAGGCTCTTACCGAGCCCGTTGCCCTTACCATCGCGGTTCTCATCTTTGGCGTAGTCGCGCGGCTGATCCGCCCATCGCTCGACCGCGTCGTGGCACGCCTCGTGAAGGTCGTGGCCCCGCGCTGGATATACTTCGGCTTGATCATTGTTCTCGGTCTCCTTTCCAGCGTCATAACCGCCGTCATCGCGGCGCTGGTTTTGGTAGAGGCGATCGCGCTCCTCAAGCTCGATCGCTGGAGCGAAATCGCGGCCGTGGTGCTGGCGTGCTTCTCTATCGGCCTGGGAGCTGCGCTGACCCCGGTGGGCGAGCCCTTAGGCACCATCGCGATCGCGGCGCTCCAGACCGACTTCTGGTATCTCGCGCGATTGCTCGGGCCACTCGTCGTAGCCGGCATTGTGATTGTTGGCGTGGTGAGCCTGTTTCTGCCTGCAAAGCACGGTCATTCGCTTAAGGCGGATGTGCATACCGAGGGTTGGGACGAGATCATCCTGCGGGCGGCGAAGGTCTATATCTTTGTGATGGGACTAGTCGGCCTCTCGTGGGGCCTGCGCCCGCTGGTCGACGAGTACATTACCCGCATGCCGCAATGGGGTCTCTTCTGGATCAATTCGGTTTCCGCGATTGTCGATAACGCCACGCTCACCGCCGCCGAAATCGGTCCCTCGCTCGCGCCCGCTCAGCAGCGCGCGGTACTGATGGGGCTACTTATCAGCGGCGGCATGCTGATTCCCGGCAATATCCCAAACATCGTGGCCGCTAACCGCCTCGGCATTTCGAGCCGCGAATGGGCTCGGGTTGGCCTGCTTGCGGGCCTGCCACTAATGGCCTTCTGCTTCGTTGTTATTCAATGGATCGCCTGA
- a CDS encoding P-II family nitrogen regulator — MKKIEAIIKPFTLDAVKQELQSIGITGLTVYEVKGFGRQKGHTEMYRGSEYVVDFLPKLKIDLVVKDEMAAAAADAIMLKAHTGKIGDGKIFITTLDDVIRIRTQEHGNDAV; from the coding sequence ATGAAAAAGATCGAAGCGATTATCAAACCTTTCACGCTCGACGCCGTAAAGCAGGAGCTACAGAGCATCGGGATTACCGGATTAACGGTATACGAGGTGAAGGGTTTCGGCCGCCAGAAAGGCCACACCGAAATGTACCGAGGTTCCGAATATGTCGTCGACTTCCTGCCCAAGCTCAAGATCGACCTGGTGGTGAAGGACGAGATGGCAGCCGCGGCTGCAGACGCAATTATGCTCAAAGCGCACACCGGCAAGATCGGCGATGGCAAGATCTTCATCACCACACTCGATGACGTGATTCGCATCCGCACCCAGGAGCACGGCAACGACGCTGTCTGA